In Phaeobacter porticola, one DNA window encodes the following:
- a CDS encoding ornithine cyclodeaminase family protein: MSTILQIPFAEGEATLSWLSFCEALAAGHRLPKAEVSDTFLYRGKDTLLNRAAWIDGLGLAVKSATIFPENPEAGQPMVNGGVCLYDDLHGMLQALVDFHLVTKWKTAGDSLLGARRLANPDSQEILIVGAGTVGASLIEAFGAAYPKAQIRVWNRTTAKAETLVSSYPGTRVAENLEPAVRAADIIITCTMSSTPIIQGEWLRPGQHLNLIGAYRPDMREADDTALHRAKIYCDSFDTTVDHIGEFKIPLAAGTIKRANILADFYQLDAFPDYDPAHITLFKNGGGAHLDLMTSRHILDSWRNAM, encoded by the coding sequence ATGAGCACCATATTGCAGATCCCCTTTGCCGAGGGCGAGGCCACATTGAGCTGGCTGTCATTTTGCGAGGCGCTGGCTGCAGGTCACCGCTTGCCCAAGGCCGAAGTGTCCGACACTTTTCTGTATCGGGGAAAAGATACGTTGCTGAACCGCGCAGCCTGGATCGACGGTCTGGGTCTGGCTGTCAAAAGCGCCACAATCTTTCCTGAGAATCCAGAAGCAGGCCAGCCAATGGTGAATGGCGGCGTCTGCCTATACGATGACCTCCACGGTATGTTGCAAGCATTGGTAGATTTTCATCTTGTGACCAAGTGGAAGACCGCTGGCGACAGCCTGCTGGGTGCGCGACGGCTGGCCAATCCAGATAGCCAGGAAATCCTGATTGTTGGGGCTGGTACCGTCGGTGCCTCCCTGATTGAGGCCTTTGGGGCGGCATACCCCAAGGCCCAGATACGTGTCTGGAACCGCACGACAGCCAAGGCAGAAACGCTGGTTTCTAGCTATCCAGGCACCAGAGTCGCAGAAAATCTGGAACCTGCGGTGCGTGCTGCGGATATCATAATTACCTGCACCATGTCGTCGACACCCATCATACAGGGAGAATGGCTGCGTCCGGGCCAGCACTTGAATCTGATCGGGGCCTACCGCCCCGACATGCGCGAAGCGGATGACACAGCCCTGCACCGCGCCAAAATATATTGCGATAGTTTCGACACCACCGTTGACCATATCGGAGAATTCAAAATCCCACTGGCAGCGGGCACCATCAAACGTGCCAATATCCTCGCGGATTTTTACCAGCTGGATGCCTTCCCCGACTATGACCCGGCACACATCACCCTGTTTAAGAACGGCGGTGGTGCCCATCTGGATCTCATGACCAGCCGCCACATCCTGGACAGCTGGCGCAACGCAATGTGA
- a CDS encoding HAD family hydrolase gives MPVTAVVFDIGRVLIEWEPERFYDAYIGKPQREALFRDVDLHGMNLGIDRGDDFKEAVYSLAGRHPKWAEEIRHWHDSWLQMASPDIPHSVRLMRALRQRRIPVFALTNFGIGTFDLAKKVYPFFNEFDQVFVSGHLQTIKPEAAIYAHLERDTGVTPEQLLFTDDRPENIEAAAARGWQTHLFTTPDTWAQRLVDEGLLQLEDAQ, from the coding sequence ATGCCCGTGACTGCCGTTGTCTTTGATATTGGTCGTGTATTGATCGAATGGGAGCCCGAACGATTTTACGACGCGTACATCGGTAAGCCGCAGCGTGAAGCCTTGTTTCGAGATGTCGACCTGCACGGGATGAACCTTGGCATTGATCGAGGTGATGATTTCAAAGAGGCGGTCTATTCGCTGGCGGGCCGGCACCCCAAGTGGGCCGAGGAAATCCGCCACTGGCATGACAGCTGGTTGCAGATGGCCAGCCCCGATATCCCCCATTCTGTTCGCCTGATGCGCGCACTTCGTCAGCGCAGAATCCCGGTATTTGCGCTGACTAATTTTGGTATCGGCACCTTTGATTTGGCTAAGAAAGTCTATCCGTTTTTTAATGAATTCGATCAGGTATTTGTGTCAGGACACCTGCAAACGATCAAACCTGAAGCGGCGATATACGCCCATCTGGAGCGGGATACAGGTGTGACACCCGAGCAGTTGTTGTTCACGGATGACCGCCCAGAGAACATCGAAGCCGCCGCCGCAAGAGGCTGGCAGACGCATCTGTTCACCACACCAGACACCTGGGCCCAGCGATTGGTCGACGAGGGCCTGCTACAATTGGAGGATGCCCAATGA